In a single window of the Luteibacter rhizovicinus DSM 16549 genome:
- the rhtC gene encoding threonine export protein RhtC, with amino-acid sequence MSLFLTIALVHIVALITPGPDFFFVSQLAASRSRREALAGVVGIGLGVAAWAALALLGLHVLLQRLAWLERGIAILGGAYLCWMGFQMLRAAWRAKPDAEAPSVDVRGSSPWKALVRGLATNLANPKAAIYFASIFSAFVGDEMTAGARWGLWAMITVETMLWFAVVAGIFALPAMRRGYVRASRWIDGGAGAIFSLFGLYLIFGRRAA; translated from the coding sequence ATGAGCCTCTTCCTGACCATCGCCCTCGTCCATATCGTCGCCCTGATCACCCCGGGGCCTGATTTCTTCTTCGTTTCCCAGCTGGCCGCCAGCCGTTCGCGGCGCGAGGCCCTGGCCGGTGTCGTCGGCATCGGGCTGGGCGTGGCCGCCTGGGCCGCCCTGGCCCTGCTCGGCCTGCATGTGCTCCTGCAACGCCTGGCCTGGCTGGAGCGAGGCATCGCCATCCTCGGCGGCGCCTACCTGTGCTGGATGGGTTTCCAGATGCTCCGCGCGGCCTGGCGGGCCAAGCCGGACGCCGAGGCGCCCTCGGTCGATGTCCGTGGTTCCAGCCCCTGGAAGGCCCTGGTCCGCGGACTGGCGACCAACCTGGCCAATCCGAAGGCGGCGATCTACTTCGCGTCGATCTTCTCGGCCTTCGTCGGCGACGAGATGACCGCGGGCGCGCGCTGGGGCCTGTGGGCCATGATCACCGTGGAGACGATGCTGTGGTTCGCCGTGGTGGCAGGCATCTTCGCCTTGCCGGCCATGCGCCGCGGCTATGTCCGGGCGAGCCGCTGGATCGACGGTGGGGCAGGGGCGATCTTCTCGTTGTTCGGCCTTTACCTGATCTTCGGCCGCCGCGCGGCCTAG
- a CDS encoding MarR family winged helix-turn-helix transcriptional regulator, producing the protein MSGDDEDNSGTALDLGRDLMLAGSRLRDAVGRRAQREFGITALQSDMLLLLATRGSMISTELASACGVNASTVTHAVDAGIERGLMRRVRNEADRRLVDIGLTVAGKRMAERVRALVADLARSALEGLGTPDLAVLAESLAQVTRNLEKD; encoded by the coding sequence ATGAGCGGCGACGACGAAGACAACAGCGGTACCGCGCTCGACCTCGGCCGCGACCTCATGCTGGCCGGCTCGCGATTACGCGATGCTGTCGGCCGCCGCGCCCAGCGCGAGTTCGGCATCACGGCCTTGCAGAGCGACATGCTCCTGCTGCTCGCCACGCGCGGCAGCATGATTTCCACCGAACTGGCCTCCGCCTGCGGCGTCAACGCCAGCACGGTGACGCATGCCGTGGACGCGGGCATCGAGCGCGGACTGATGCGCCGGGTGCGCAACGAGGCGGATCGCCGCCTGGTCGACATCGGCCTGACCGTGGCCGGCAAGCGCATGGCCGAGCGCGTTCGCGCCCTGGTCGCCGACCTCGCACGCAGCGCGCTCGAGGGCCTCGGCACACCGGACCTGGCCGTCCTTGCGGAAAGCCTCGCCCAGGTGACCCGGAACCTCGAGAAAGACTAG
- a CDS encoding helix-turn-helix transcriptional regulator has protein sequence MYRAEAACIATSPHTATVIVDLAQRSAALDRGSGPKGRHSLLQELRQRDEVTEILLDAVDGLEDELLLVYRATRAADEGSGAILFRRQYATGSVATHPPAVHTLAQVLFDTLRADAPNTPLLAHVALALRAILPCTAGRDDPGAPRGGLAGWQERRAIAYMEERLDQSFPVSDVADACGLSVNHFSRAFRRSIGKPPHRWLLDRRIQRAQDMLRINHLSLADIALACGFAEQSHFTRVFTRTVGMPPGAWRRSAD, from the coding sequence ATGTATCGCGCCGAAGCAGCCTGTATCGCCACGTCACCGCATACAGCCACGGTCATCGTCGACCTGGCGCAGCGTTCCGCCGCCCTGGATCGCGGCAGCGGACCCAAAGGTCGGCATAGCCTGCTTCAGGAGCTGCGCCAACGCGACGAAGTCACCGAGATCCTGCTCGATGCGGTGGACGGGCTCGAGGACGAGCTACTCCTGGTCTACCGGGCTACTCGCGCCGCGGACGAAGGTTCGGGTGCGATCCTGTTCCGGCGCCAGTACGCCACCGGCAGCGTGGCCACGCACCCGCCGGCCGTGCATACCCTGGCCCAGGTGCTTTTCGACACGCTTCGTGCCGACGCACCGAATACCCCCTTGCTCGCCCATGTCGCGCTGGCTCTCCGGGCCATCCTTCCATGTACCGCCGGCCGCGACGATCCCGGCGCCCCGCGCGGTGGCCTGGCCGGCTGGCAGGAACGTCGTGCGATCGCTTATATGGAAGAGCGGCTCGACCAGTCGTTCCCGGTCTCGGACGTGGCCGACGCCTGCGGCCTCTCGGTCAACCATTTCTCGCGGGCGTTCCGCCGCAGCATCGGCAAGCCGCCGCACCGCTGGCTGCTCGACCGACGCATCCAGCGTGCCCAGGACATGCTTCGCATCAACCACCTCTCGCTGGCGGATATCGCGCTGGCCTGTGGTTTTGCCGAGCAAAGCCACTTCACCCGGGTGTTCACCCGCACGGTCGGCATGCCGCCCGGGGCATGGCGCCGTTCCGCCGACTGA